The stretch of DNA TCTGGATGCTGATCACCCTGGGCTGGAGCTTCTTCGAACGCTCCTTCAGCCGCGGCGAGACCACCTACGGGATGGTCGCCATCCCCGTCTACCCGGTGAAGGCGGTGATCGTCATCACCGCCGTGCTGCTCCTGCTCCAGGCCGTGGCCATCGTCATCCGTGCCATCCAGCAACTGCGCGAGGAGGAGGCCGCATGAGCCCCGAAATGCTCACCCTGTTCATGTTCAGCGGCCTGCTGATCGGCCTGTTCATGGGCCATCCGCTGGCCTTCGTGCTGGGCGGCATGGCCGTTCTGGGTGCCTGGCTCGGCCCCGGCGCCAACACGCTCGGCATCATCATCAACAACATCTACGGCAACGCCATGGACAACTATGTCCTGGTGGCGATCCCGCTGTTCATCCTCATGGCCCGCTTCCTCAACGACTCGGGGGTCACCGAGAAGATGTTCGACACGATGCGCCTGCTGCTCGCCAACCTGCGCGGCGGCCTGGCGCTGACGGTGGTGGTCGTCTCGGTGCTGCTGGCCGCCACCACCGGCATCGTCGGCGCCTCCATCGCGGTGATGGGCATGATCGCCCTGGTCCCGATGCTCAAGTACGGCTACAACAAGCAGCTCAGCACGGGCGTGATCATGGCCAGCGGCTGCCTGGGCATCCTGATCCCGCCGAGCATCATGCTCATCCTGATGGCCAGCTACTCGCCGGTCTCGGTGGGGGCGCTGTTCGCCGGCGCCCTGGTGCCCGGCCTGATGCTCGGGGTGATGTACGCCCTCTACGTGCTGGTGATCTGCCACATCAAGCCCTCCTACGGCCCGCTGGTGCCGGCGGAGGAGCAGGCGGAGAACAGCACCCGCGAGCTGCTGGTCATGCTGGGCAAGTACGTGCTGCCGCCCATGGCGCTGATCCTCGGGGTGCTGGGCTCGCTGTTCACGGGCATCGCCACCGCCACCGAGGCCTCGGCCATCGGCGTGACCATCGCCTTCCTGCTGTTCCTGATCTTCGGTGACCGCAAGGCCTCGACCTGCTACAACACCCTGATCGAGGCCAGCAAGACCACCACCATGGTGATGCTGGTGCTGGTCGGCGCCACCGCCTTCACCGGGGTCTTCTCCATCGGCGGCGGCATGGAGGTGATCCACGAGGTGGTGATGGCCATGCCGGGCGGCAACGTCGGGGCGCTGATCCTGATGTTCTTCCTGGTCTTCATCCTGGGCATGTTCCTGGACTGGACCGGCATCGTCCTGCTGAGCTTCCCGATCATGCTGCCGATCATCGACAGCATGGGCGTCGACGTGCTGTGGTTCGTGGTAATGGTCGCCGTGGTGCTGCAGACCTCGTTCCTCACGCCGCCGTTCGGCTATGCGCTCTTCTACCTGAAGGGGGTGGCCCCCAAGGGGGTCGAGACCCTCGACCTCTACCGGGCGGTGATCCCGTTCTGCGCGCTGATCGTGCTGGCCTGTCTGCTGATGGCCTTCTTCCCGGTGCTGGTGACCGGCCTGCCGTCGATGCTGATCGGCTACTGACCCCTCCCCCGAGGCACGCCCACGACGCCCGCCGCTCCCCGAGCGGCGGGCGTCGTGCTTGACGGAGGTCACGACGGCAGTGGCTGCAGTGGCACGGGCCAACTGATACAATTCTCAGTCGCAAATATCTCGCATCCCTGCATCCAACGCCCCGGCACGGAAGGAGACCTCGTTGACCAGTCCGGCCAGTTCCCGCGCGCGTGCCCCCTCTCGCCTGTCGATGCCCTTCACCGTCTGGAATGCGCTGACCATCGGCATCGCCCTGATCGTCGCGCTGCCGGTCATCGTGGTGCTGGCGCACCTGTTCATGCCCACCGACGGCATCTGGCAGCACCTGGGCAGCACGGTGCTGCCCCGCTACCTGGGCAATACCCTCTTCCTGGTGGTGACGGTGGGCCTCGGCACCTTCGTCATCGGCACCGGCACCGCCTGGCTGGTGGTGATGTGCCGCTTTCCGGGACGCCGGCTCTTCGAGTGGGGGCTGCTGCTGCCGCTGGCGGTGCCGACTTACGTGATAGCCTATGCCTACACGGACTTCCTGCAGTTCGCCGGCCCGCTCCAGACCTGGCTGCGCGAGACCTTCGGCTGGTCGGCCGGCGACTACTTCTTCCCGGACATCCGCTCGCTGTGGGGGGCGGCGACCCTGATCACCCTGGTGCTCTACCCCTACGTCTACATGCTGGCCCGGGCGGCCTTCCTGGAGCAGTCGGTGTGCGTCCTGGACGTGGGGCGGACCCTGGGACGCGGCCCCTGGCGGCTGTTCACCAGCGTGGCCCTGCCGCTGGCGCGCCCGGCCATCGTCGGGGGGGTGTCGCTGGCGTTGATGGAGACCCTCAACGAGTTCGGGGCGGTGCAGTACTTCGGCGTCGACACCTTCACCACCGGCATCTACCGCACCTGGTTCGGCATGGGTGAACAGGTGGCCGCGGCCCAGCTCGCCGCCTGCCTGCTGGCCTTCGTGATCGCCCTGGTGCTGCTGGAGCGCTGGTCCCGGGGCAAGCGGCGCTACTTCCACACCACGGGCCGCTACCAGCACCTCCCCGAGTTCGTGCTCCACGGCTGGCGGGCCTGGGCCACCACCCTCGCCTGCCTGGTCCCGGTGCTGCTCGGCTTCTTGATCCCCTGCGCCCTGCTGGGCTACCTCTCGTTCCAGGGTGGGGATTCGCTGTTCGGTGCCGCCTTCCTGGAGTTCGCCGGCAACAGCCTGCTGCTGGCGGCGCTCGCGTCGGTGGTGGCCGTGAGTCTCGCCCTGCTGCTGAGCTACGGGGCAAGGCTCAACCCCGGCAGGGTCACCCGGGTGGCCACGCGCGTCGCCGCCATGGGCTATGCGGTGCCGGGCTCGGTGGTGGCGGTGGGCATCCTGATCCCCTTCGTGTGGATGGACCACCAGATCAACGACCTCATGAAGGGGCAGTTCGGGATCGTCGTGGGGCTGCTGCTCAGCGGATCGGCGTTCATCCTGATCTACGCCTACCTGGTGCGCTTCCTGGCCGTCTCCTTCAACGCCATCGAGGCGAGCCTCGGCAAGGTGACGCCGAGCATGGATGCGGCCTCACGGACGCTGGGGCAGACGGCGAGCGGCACCCTGCGCAAGGTGCATACTCCCATCATGCGCGGCAGCCTGATCGCCGCTGGCATCCTGGTCTTCGTGGACGTGATGAAGGAGCTGCCGGCCACGGTGATCCTGCGCCCCTTCAACTTCGATACCCTGGCCATCCGGGCCCACAGCCTGGCCGCCGACGAACGCCTGGCCGAGGCCTCGACCTCGTCACTGGCCATCGTGGCAGTAGGCATCCTCCCGGTGGTCCTGCTCAGCATCGCCATGCGCCGCTCCCGCCCCGGCAGCCGCTGAGGGCTCGAGGGGAAAGACGAACACCTGGGAGGCATCCAGGCCGATCATGATCGGCTGGCCCTCCCGGGGCAGGAAGACCCCCGGGGCGCGGGCGTGCAGGTGGGATTCCTCGCCGTCGGGGGTGTGGGCACAGATGTGCAGCATGCTGGTGCGGCCCAGCAGCTTGGCCATGATGATGTGGCTGTGGTGGTGCTCGGGAGGCTCGTCCAGCGGCACCACCCGCAGGGCCTCGGGCCGGATCATCACCCGCACCCGACTGCCCTCCGGCAGGTCCTGGCCGGAGACGTCCCCCACCGGGGTCACCACCCTGCCGTCCACCACCCGTCCCTCGAGTTCGTTCACCTCGCCGAAGAAGGTGACCACGAAGGGGTCGGCCGGAGTGCAGTAGAGCTCCAGCGGCGTCCCGGCCTGGACCACCCGTCCCTCGCGCATCAGCACGATGCGATCGGCCATGAACATGGCCTCCTCGGGATCATGGGTCACCAGCAGCACGCCCGCGCCGACCTTCTTCAGCACGTGCAGGGTATCGTCGCGGATGCGGTCGCGCAGGCGGGCGTCGAGGCTGGAGAAGGGTTCGTCGAGCAGCATCAGCTGCGGGGCTGGCGCCAGCGCCCGGGCCAGGGCGATCCGCTGCTGCTGCCCCCCCGACAGCATGTGCGGGAAGACCCGCGCATAGCGCTCCATGCCCAGCAGCTCCAGCAGTTCGTAGGCCCGGCGACGGCGCTGCTGCGCGGGCAGCGACTCGAGACCGAAGGCCACGTTGTCGAGCACCGACAGGTGCGGGAACAGGGCCGAATCCTGGAAGGCGAGGCCGACGTTGCGCTTCTCCGGCGGGACATGGGAGCGGCCGCTCCCCATCGACTCGCCGCCCAGCGCCACGCTCCCCTGCTGGACACGCTCGAGCCCTGCGGCGATCCGCAGCAGGGTGGACTTGCCGCAGCCAGAGGGGCCCAGCAGACAAACGATCTCCCCGGGCTTGACCTCCAGGGAGACGTCCTCCACGGCCAGGTGCTGCTGGTAGGCATGGCGGATCTGGTGCATGGCGAGCACGGGCGCCGCATCCGCCGTCGCGTCGGGGGAAAGGATCGGTTGGCTGGTCATGGGGTCTCGACTGCCGATGAAGAGTGTCTGGATTGCATGGTAACGCGAAAGCCTCCTGAATGCGTTGTACTATCGCTCGCATTCCCCCCGGTGCCCCGCGAGGCATGGCCGACCCTGATCTGGGTCAGGTCTCTCGAGCCCCGG from Halomonas aestuarii encodes:
- a CDS encoding TRAP transporter large permease, translated to MSPEMLTLFMFSGLLIGLFMGHPLAFVLGGMAVLGAWLGPGANTLGIIINNIYGNAMDNYVLVAIPLFILMARFLNDSGVTEKMFDTMRLLLANLRGGLALTVVVVSVLLAATTGIVGASIAVMGMIALVPMLKYGYNKQLSTGVIMASGCLGILIPPSIMLILMASYSPVSVGALFAGALVPGLMLGVMYALYVLVICHIKPSYGPLVPAEEQAENSTRELLVMLGKYVLPPMALILGVLGSLFTGIATATEASAIGVTIAFLLFLIFGDRKASTCYNTLIEASKTTTMVMLVLVGATAFTGVFSIGGGMEVIHEVVMAMPGGNVGALILMFFLVFILGMFLDWTGIVLLSFPIMLPIIDSMGVDVLWFVVMVAVVLQTSFLTPPFGYALFYLKGVAPKGVETLDLYRAVIPFCALIVLACLLMAFFPVLVTGLPSMLIGY
- a CDS encoding ABC transporter permease gives rise to the protein MPFTVWNALTIGIALIVALPVIVVLAHLFMPTDGIWQHLGSTVLPRYLGNTLFLVVTVGLGTFVIGTGTAWLVVMCRFPGRRLFEWGLLLPLAVPTYVIAYAYTDFLQFAGPLQTWLRETFGWSAGDYFFPDIRSLWGAATLITLVLYPYVYMLARAAFLEQSVCVLDVGRTLGRGPWRLFTSVALPLARPAIVGGVSLALMETLNEFGAVQYFGVDTFTTGIYRTWFGMGEQVAAAQLAACLLAFVIALVLLERWSRGKRRYFHTTGRYQHLPEFVLHGWRAWATTLACLVPVLLGFLIPCALLGYLSFQGGDSLFGAAFLEFAGNSLLLAALASVVAVSLALLLSYGARLNPGRVTRVATRVAAMGYAVPGSVVAVGILIPFVWMDHQINDLMKGQFGIVVGLLLSGSAFILIYAYLVRFLAVSFNAIEASLGKVTPSMDAASRTLGQTASGTLRKVHTPIMRGSLIAAGILVFVDVMKELPATVILRPFNFDTLAIRAHSLAADERLAEASTSSLAIVAVGILPVVLLSIAMRRSRPGSR
- a CDS encoding ABC transporter ATP-binding protein, translated to MTSQPILSPDATADAAPVLAMHQIRHAYQQHLAVEDVSLEVKPGEIVCLLGPSGCGKSTLLRIAAGLERVQQGSVALGGESMGSGRSHVPPEKRNVGLAFQDSALFPHLSVLDNVAFGLESLPAQQRRRRAYELLELLGMERYARVFPHMLSGGQQQRIALARALAPAPQLMLLDEPFSSLDARLRDRIRDDTLHVLKKVGAGVLLVTHDPEEAMFMADRIVLMREGRVVQAGTPLELYCTPADPFVVTFFGEVNELEGRVVDGRVVTPVGDVSGQDLPEGSRVRVMIRPEALRVVPLDEPPEHHHSHIIMAKLLGRTSMLHICAHTPDGEESHLHARAPGVFLPREGQPIMIGLDASQVFVFPLEPSAAAGAGAAHGDAEQDHREDAYCHDGQ